Proteins from one Pyrobaculum neutrophilum V24Sta genomic window:
- a CDS encoding carboxypeptidase M32: protein MIRSQTVKEILDHYRVIWALGHAQALMGWDSETYMPEEGVKGRAAARAEIAQLIQRFMLDEKFVKLLDKAEEERDLTDVERGIVRVLKRDLRFYTRVPPEVVKELAKVTSEAFVAWRGAKEKARFDLFAPYLEKIVELSRVVAEKLGYEEHPYDALLDLYEEGLTSRDVESIFSTLEPGIRSLLNKLEARGWPRSHPLEEAPYDRPALEAAIAEVLDLLGYPRGRFRVDVSPHPFTIGIATPYDVRITVRYRGVDFREPLFSALHEYGHALYELNVAEELAMTPVGTGVSLGVHESQSRFVENVVGRSREFIQRISPILRRRLPLLSKYGDEDLFYYFNLVRPSLIRTEADEVTYNLHILLRYRLERLMITGEVKVSQLPELWNSEMERLLGVKPRNDAEGVLQDVHWSHGSIGYFPTYTLGNVVAAMIYYKHGNVRGLVSEGNFAAVKEYLREKIHRWGSVYPPKELLRRSFGEAYNAGYLVKYLEEKYR, encoded by the coding sequence ATGATTAGGTCTCAAACCGTCAAGGAGATCCTGGACCACTACAGGGTTATATGGGCGTTGGGGCACGCCCAAGCGCTGATGGGCTGGGACTCGGAGACGTACATGCCGGAGGAGGGGGTCAAGGGGCGGGCCGCCGCCAGGGCCGAGATCGCGCAGCTTATTCAGAGGTTTATGCTTGATGAGAAGTTCGTCAAGCTCTTGGATAAGGCCGAGGAGGAGAGGGATCTCACAGACGTGGAGAGGGGCATCGTCCGGGTGCTCAAGAGAGATCTGAGGTTCTACACCAGGGTGCCCCCCGAGGTGGTGAAGGAGCTCGCTAAGGTCACCTCCGAGGCTTTTGTGGCGTGGAGGGGGGCCAAGGAGAAGGCCAGGTTCGACCTCTTCGCGCCTTATCTGGAGAAGATAGTTGAGCTCTCCAGGGTGGTCGCCGAGAAGCTCGGCTACGAGGAGCATCCCTACGACGCGCTCCTCGACCTATACGAGGAGGGGCTTACGTCGAGAGACGTGGAGTCGATATTCTCCACCCTGGAGCCCGGCATAAGGTCGCTCCTCAACAAGCTGGAGGCGAGGGGGTGGCCCAGAAGCCACCCGCTTGAGGAGGCTCCCTACGACAGGCCTGCCCTCGAGGCCGCCATTGCGGAGGTGCTTGACCTCCTCGGCTACCCCAGGGGGAGGTTCAGGGTGGACGTGTCGCCGCACCCCTTCACCATCGGCATCGCGACGCCGTACGACGTGAGGATCACGGTTAGATACAGGGGGGTCGACTTCAGAGAGCCGCTCTTCTCGGCGCTCCACGAATACGGCCATGCTCTGTATGAGCTAAACGTGGCGGAGGAGCTGGCCATGACGCCCGTCGGAACCGGCGTATCCCTCGGAGTGCACGAGAGCCAGTCGAGGTTCGTGGAGAACGTGGTGGGGAGGAGCCGGGAGTTTATACAGAGGATCTCCCCGATATTGAGGAGGCGTCTCCCCCTCCTCTCGAAGTACGGCGACGAGGATCTGTTCTACTACTTCAACCTGGTTAGGCCGAGCCTGATACGTACAGAGGCCGACGAGGTGACCTACAACCTACACATACTCCTGCGGTATAGGCTGGAGCGCCTCATGATAACGGGCGAGGTGAAGGTGAGCCAGCTCCCCGAGCTTTGGAACAGCGAGATGGAGCGGTTGCTTGGGGTAAAGCCGCGTAACGACGCGGAGGGGGTTCTGCAGGACGTCCACTGGTCCCACGGCTCGATAGGGTACTTCCCCACCTACACCCTGGGGAACGTCGTGGCGGCTATGATCTACTACAAACACGGCAACGTACGCGGCCTCGTCTCAGAGGGCAACTTCGCCGCGGTTAAGGAGTACCTCCGGGAGAAGATACACAGGTGGGGTAGCGTCTACCCGCCGAAGGAGCTGCTCAGGAGGAGCTTCGGCGAGGCGTACAACGCCGGCTACCTCGTGAAATACCTAGAGGAGAAGTACCGCTAG
- a CDS encoding tRNA(His) guanylyltransferase Thg1 family protein, translating into MDPLKRLLMENPRHLEMRYREREAVCEPASPPVAVRLDGVGFGKRLRDFPAPRSRLVHTAIAEVARDLAAQHGAEFVHVVSDEINLLFLTSVPYGGRTFKLASVLAAQAAAGVTAKLGRPLYFDGRVVKLADRCDAARYVLFRARVGLNNYVVKAARLAGVVGAETPRIEELLAAVKIEDFELAWGSFMYKEGGYARSGDLCNAVSQLCEMC; encoded by the coding sequence GTGGACCCCCTCAAGAGGTTGCTCATGGAGAACCCCAGGCATCTGGAGATGCGCTACAGAGAGCGGGAGGCCGTATGCGAGCCGGCTTCGCCGCCGGTGGCCGTGAGGCTAGACGGCGTGGGCTTCGGCAAAAGGCTTAGGGATTTCCCAGCGCCTAGGAGCCGGCTTGTGCACACGGCCATCGCCGAGGTGGCGAGGGACTTGGCAGCCCAGCATGGGGCCGAGTTCGTGCACGTGGTAAGCGACGAGATAAACCTGCTGTTTCTCACCTCGGTGCCGTACGGCGGCAGGACCTTCAAGCTGGCGAGCGTTCTAGCCGCCCAGGCCGCAGCCGGGGTGACGGCCAAGCTTGGGCGTCCCCTCTACTTCGACGGGAGGGTGGTCAAACTCGCCGATAGGTGCGACGCGGCGAGGTACGTCCTCTTCCGCGCCAGGGTGGGCCTCAACAACTACGTGGTGAAGGCGGCTAGGCTCGCCGGGGTTGTGGGGGCAGAGACGCCGCGTATAGAGGAGCTTCTGGCCGCGGTGAAGATAGAGGACTTCGAGCTGGCGTGGGGGAGCTTCATGTATAAAGAGGGGGGCTACGCGAGGTCGGGGGACCTCTGCAACGCCGTGTCTCAGCTCTGCGAGATGTGCTAG
- a CDS encoding phosphopantetheine adenylyltransferase — MRLKFRTVVLGGTFDTLHSGHVKLLATATLIGERILIGLTSDSFASTYKQYKVRPLSVRLGNVKNLMSLIAPDREVVYTEIDNPYGPAVELPSLDAIVASIETAPRALEINEERARRGLRPMEIVVISTVRDGFGHVLSSTYIRRALEKLEAK, encoded by the coding sequence GTGAGGCTTAAGTTCCGCACCGTCGTTTTGGGGGGGACCTTCGACACGCTCCACTCGGGCCACGTCAAGCTCTTGGCCACAGCTACGTTAATCGGCGAGAGGATACTCATCGGGCTGACAAGCGACTCCTTCGCCTCCACCTACAAGCAGTACAAGGTGAGGCCGCTCTCGGTCAGGCTTGGAAACGTGAAAAACTTGATGAGCCTCATCGCGCCGGACAGAGAGGTGGTTTATACAGAGATCGACAACCCCTACGGACCCGCCGTCGAGCTGCCCTCCCTAGACGCCATAGTGGCGAGCATAGAGACGGCGCCGCGCGCACTGGAGATCAACGAGGAGAGAGCCAGAAGGGGGCTAAGGCCCATGGAGATCGTCGTGATCTCCACGGTGAGAGACGGCTTCGGCCACGTCCTCTCCTCCACCTACATCAGAAGGGCGCTGGAGAAGCTAGAGGCCAAGTAG
- a CDS encoding M28 family peptidase yields the protein MAEVYAKCTSYRDLVAGSPAEREFLQWLMAFLDSPSLWFHLSPVEVLHWEDLGTRLVVGGEEEVGLAMPYSRPTSVEGRLAPLDGDVEGNIAVADLPADLDDAKYIVLEAARRGASAVVFTGERPRRIVVTGEPGFKSDAAPPPIPAASFGDLKRHLGRRARLEVATRSRVTYSYSLIAFNSFENTPMISAHWDHWLVGATDNCAGVEAAVLAFVELAAGEFPIALGLFTAEEGVAPHVPSFYWAWGSFNYLRRWRPTLLVNVDVVGVGTPRIYAMPYLHEELKSLGPVEWPVAYFDSVHYERWGLPALTISSLRDAWDRYHSPADSHVDVENVLYVAELAKRAVKVKPRAPQVGLEEYGLANPEADPYAAWSAVYNYLVLFRDLRHSEIVYANVPRFLRGEAGSYSRIDLLGGPTLCVGDCAGAFETYRALLGL from the coding sequence GTGGCCGAGGTGTACGCAAAATGCACCTCCTACAGGGATCTCGTGGCGGGGTCCCCCGCCGAGAGGGAGTTTCTACAGTGGCTGATGGCCTTCCTCGACTCGCCGAGCCTCTGGTTCCACCTATCGCCTGTGGAGGTCCTACACTGGGAGGACCTCGGCACGAGGCTCGTGGTGGGGGGCGAGGAGGAGGTGGGCCTGGCGATGCCCTACTCCCGCCCAACCTCGGTGGAGGGGAGGCTGGCGCCTTTAGACGGCGACGTGGAGGGGAACATAGCCGTTGCCGACCTCCCGGCGGATTTAGACGACGCAAAGTACATAGTTCTAGAGGCCGCGCGCCGGGGGGCCTCGGCCGTCGTCTTCACGGGGGAGCGGCCGCGTCGGATAGTGGTCACCGGCGAGCCCGGGTTCAAGAGCGACGCCGCCCCGCCGCCTATACCGGCGGCGAGCTTCGGAGACCTCAAACGGCACTTGGGCAGGCGGGCGAGGCTGGAGGTGGCGACCAGGTCTAGGGTTACGTACAGCTACAGCTTGATCGCCTTTAACAGCTTCGAGAACACCCCCATGATATCGGCCCACTGGGACCACTGGCTTGTAGGCGCTACGGACAACTGCGCGGGGGTTGAGGCAGCTGTTTTAGCGTTCGTCGAGCTAGCCGCGGGGGAGTTCCCCATCGCCCTCGGGCTTTTCACGGCGGAGGAGGGGGTGGCGCCGCATGTGCCGTCCTTCTACTGGGCCTGGGGGTCTTTCAACTACCTGAGGCGCTGGAGGCCTACCCTGTTGGTGAACGTGGACGTGGTGGGGGTTGGGACCCCCCGCATCTACGCCATGCCCTACCTCCACGAGGAGCTTAAGTCGCTTGGCCCCGTGGAGTGGCCCGTGGCGTATTTCGACAGCGTACACTACGAGAGGTGGGGGCTCCCCGCCTTGACCATCTCGTCGCTGAGAGACGCCTGGGATAGATACCACAGCCCCGCCGACAGCCACGTCGATGTTGAAAACGTCCTCTACGTGGCCGAGTTGGCGAAGCGTGCCGTGAAGGTGAAGCCCAGGGCTCCCCAGGTGGGGCTTGAGGAATACGGCTTGGCGAACCCCGAGGCGGATCCCTACGCCGCGTGGTCCGCCGTGTATAACTACCTCGTCCTCTTCAGAGACCTCAGACATTCGGAGATCGTCTACGCCAACGTGCCCAGGTTCTTGAGGGGCGAGGCGGGGAGCTACAGCAGGATAGATCTGCTGGGGGGCCCCACTCTCTGTGTTGGGGACTGCGCCGGCGCCTTCGAGACCTACCGGGCGCTACTTGGCCTCTAG